A genomic segment from Flavobacterium sp. 9R encodes:
- the gap gene encoding type I glyceraldehyde-3-phosphate dehydrogenase, giving the protein MKTRIAINGFGRIGRNLFRLLVNHPTIEVIAINDIADVATMAHLIKYDSIHGILPEKVSHDTTGLIIADKHYLFFNEKNIANLDWKKHNIDYVIESTGKYKTFDEINAHILAGAKKVILSAPAEVEQIKTVVLGVNEHILDGTETIISNASCTTNNAAPMIQIIDELCGIEQAYITTIHSYTTDQSLHDQPHKDLRRARGASQSIVPTTTGAAKALTKIFPKLEGKIGGCGIRVPVPDGSLTDITFNVKRAVSIEEINKAFKNASQKELKGILDYTEDPIVSVDILGNTHSCLFDGQLTSVIDKMVKVVGWYDNEIGYSSRIIDLILHTKQEYK; this is encoded by the coding sequence TTGAAAACAAGAATTGCAATTAATGGTTTTGGACGGATTGGACGTAATTTATTCCGCCTTTTGGTCAACCATCCTACCATCGAAGTGATCGCTATAAACGACATTGCCGATGTAGCAACAATGGCTCACTTGATAAAATACGACAGTATTCACGGAATCTTACCTGAAAAAGTAAGTCACGACACTACTGGCCTTATCATTGCCGACAAACATTACTTGTTTTTTAATGAAAAAAACATAGCCAATCTGGATTGGAAAAAACACAACATTGACTATGTCATCGAATCTACGGGTAAATACAAAACTTTCGACGAGATCAATGCACATATTTTAGCAGGTGCCAAAAAAGTGATTTTATCCGCTCCCGCCGAAGTAGAACAAATAAAAACGGTGGTTTTGGGCGTAAACGAGCACATCCTTGACGGAACCGAAACCATTATATCCAATGCCAGCTGCACCACAAACAATGCCGCACCTATGATTCAAATTATTGATGAATTATGCGGTATTGAGCAAGCTTACATTACCACCATACACTCGTATACAACCGATCAGAGTCTACACGACCAACCCCACAAAGACTTAAGAAGAGCTCGTGGTGCAAGTCAATCTATCGTCCCCACGACAACAGGTGCAGCCAAAGCACTCACAAAAATTTTTCCTAAATTGGAAGGCAAAATTGGAGGTTGTGGTATACGTGTTCCCGTTCCGGATGGCTCTCTAACTGATATAACTTTTAATGTAAAAAGAGCCGTTTCGATTGAAGAAATCAACAAAGCTTTTAAAAATGCTTCTCAAAAGGAACTGAAAGGAATTCTAGATTATACTGAAGACCCTATCGTTTCTGTAGATATTCTGGGTAACACCCACTCTTGTCTTTTTGACGGTCAACTAACTTCTGTGATAGACAAAATGGTAAAAGTTGTGGGCTGGTATGACAATGAAATAGGCTATTCCTCTAGAATTATTGATTTGATTTTACACACAAAACAGGAATACAAATAA
- a CDS encoding ATP-binding protein — translation MKQQIKYFWILLLVSSTMLSASSTQIIDSISIYHNLSQYNFKIHNYEKALHFANKSLKYSQTTKNIEAQIERNFVLGKLYFDLKKYNEAQNYFEQSCQLNTKNPADFNKFKAIYFEGYCAIEKKDWNKASLSFAKADNLPITPALKKKVNLLLLRKAKLYFSNNQYDIASVNFDRVLSNSDPATEKNNIEAVYLYTGIITLQNKQYPEALALLEKALALNKTTKNLKSKENILLQLSKCYKGMRNFDQAYSYLEEYHLLKMHLAEIINAKQNQENFKQFKRDEAYKAIIKKNKEQQQAEDANKYSKLINILAIALITILSLLSLSLYKNNIIRNESNKLLKEKNQELIIAKNNAEKASKARAEFLSTVSHELRTPLNAINGITHLLLEEKPKKSQLNYLASLQFSGNYLATFINEILEINKIESNKIELENISFHLKELLENIQSSLNKFALTNNNAFNLEFDNNIPNYLIGDPTKLSQVFLNLINNALKFTHDGTVTIVANLIKIKDDKAKINFQIIDTGIGIPQDKLELVFENFSQGSVEINRKYGGTGLGLTIVKKLVKVLGGKIKLVSEEGKGSTFSFSLPFTIAKSLEEATEKVVNYDEEQFRSKKILLVEDNKINQMITKKMLENKGIVCIIIDNGEDAVKLMHNHEYDLVLMDVHLPGINGTEATKQIREFDNTVPIIALTAISLDENRETLLSYGMNDVITKPFIPEEFYTIISKYIAN, via the coding sequence ATGAAACAACAAATAAAATACTTTTGGATTCTATTATTGGTCAGTAGCACTATGCTATCTGCTTCCTCTACACAAATCATCGACAGTATTTCTATTTATCATAATTTATCACAATACAATTTCAAAATTCACAATTACGAGAAAGCCCTTCATTTTGCAAATAAATCGCTAAAATACAGCCAAACTACCAAAAATATCGAAGCACAAATCGAAAGAAACTTTGTACTTGGTAAGCTGTATTTTGATTTAAAAAAATACAATGAGGCTCAGAATTATTTTGAACAAAGCTGTCAACTGAACACCAAAAACCCAGCGGATTTCAATAAATTCAAAGCCATCTATTTTGAAGGGTATTGTGCTATTGAAAAAAAAGATTGGAACAAAGCATCCCTTTCATTTGCAAAAGCGGACAATTTACCAATTACGCCCGCACTCAAAAAAAAGGTCAACTTATTGCTTTTAAGAAAGGCAAAACTATATTTCAGCAACAATCAATACGATATTGCTTCTGTCAATTTCGACAGAGTTCTTTCAAATTCAGACCCTGCTACTGAAAAAAACAATATAGAAGCAGTCTATCTATATACTGGAATTATAACACTACAAAACAAACAATATCCAGAAGCACTTGCCCTTTTGGAAAAAGCTTTGGCTTTGAACAAAACCACCAAAAACCTAAAAAGTAAGGAAAACATCCTGCTACAACTCAGCAAATGCTACAAAGGAATGCGCAATTTTGACCAAGCCTATTCTTACTTGGAAGAATATCATTTACTCAAAATGCATTTGGCCGAAATCATCAACGCAAAGCAAAATCAAGAAAACTTCAAACAATTCAAGCGTGATGAAGCATACAAAGCCATCATAAAGAAGAACAAAGAGCAACAACAAGCAGAAGATGCTAATAAGTATTCTAAGCTAATCAATATTTTAGCTATTGCACTAATCACGATTTTGTCACTTTTGAGTTTGTCCCTGTACAAAAACAACATCATCAGAAATGAAAGCAACAAGCTCTTAAAGGAAAAAAATCAAGAATTAATCATTGCAAAAAACAATGCAGAAAAAGCTTCTAAAGCCAGAGCTGAATTCCTTTCGACTGTAAGTCACGAATTGCGAACACCTCTTAATGCCATCAACGGAATCACCCATTTGTTACTAGAGGAAAAACCAAAAAAATCGCAGTTGAATTATTTGGCATCACTTCAATTTTCAGGAAATTACTTAGCCACTTTTATCAATGAAATTCTTGAAATCAACAAAATCGAGTCCAATAAAATTGAACTAGAGAACATCTCGTTTCACCTAAAAGAGCTATTAGAAAATATTCAAAGCTCGTTGAACAAATTTGCATTGACCAACAACAATGCATTCAACTTAGAATTTGATAACAATATTCCGAATTATCTCATAGGCGACCCCACAAAACTTTCGCAAGTGTTTTTGAATTTAATCAATAATGCTTTAAAATTTACCCACGACGGAACGGTCACAATTGTAGCCAATTTGATTAAAATTAAAGACGACAAAGCCAAAATCAATTTTCAAATTATCGATACTGGAATTGGAATCCCACAGGATAAACTCGAATTAGTCTTTGAAAACTTCTCTCAAGGCTCGGTAGAAATCAACAGAAAATACGGTGGAACAGGATTAGGATTAACCATTGTAAAAAAGCTAGTCAAAGTCTTGGGTGGAAAAATAAAGCTGGTGAGTGAAGAAGGAAAAGGGTCTACATTTTCATTTAGCTTACCATTTACAATAGCAAAAAGTTTAGAGGAAGCTACAGAAAAAGTAGTAAATTATGATGAAGAACAATTCAGAAGCAAAAAAATATTATTGGTAGAAGACAACAAAATCAACCAAATGATTACCAAGAAAATGCTTGAGAATAAAGGAATTGTTTGCATCATTATAGACAATGGTGAAGATGCAGTCAAATTGATGCACAACCACGAATATGACTTGGTCTTAATGGATGTGCACTTACCTGGAATTAATGGCACCGAAGCCACCAAACAGATTCGAGAATTTGATAATACTGTACCAATTATCGCCTTGACAGCAATTTCACTAGACGAAAATAGAGAAACACTACTTTCTTACGGTATGAATGATGTGATTACCAAACCATTCATACCAGAAGAATTTTACACTATCATATCAAAATACATTGCTAATTAA
- a CDS encoding purine-nucleoside phosphorylase encodes MWEQVQETVSFIQNKINFAPEYGVILGSGLGSFTEEMEIVYTLPYTEIPNFPVSTVQGHKGALVFGTIGDKKVVAMQGRFHFYEGYSMKEVTFPVRVMKYLGITKLIVSNASGGVNSEYQVGSIVVLKDHINFLPEHPLRGKNDERFGPRFVNMSEPYSRKMIAHASSLAEQLAIKVHIGIYLGLQGPTFETLAEYKMVKILGADCVGMSTVPEVIVARHMEVETFGVSVITDMGDADSIDTISHDEVLEAAKGAEPKVRQLIRELILTY; translated from the coding sequence ATGTGGGAACAAGTTCAAGAAACCGTTAGTTTTATTCAAAATAAAATCAATTTTGCACCTGAGTATGGGGTGATTTTAGGCTCAGGCTTAGGAAGTTTTACAGAAGAAATGGAAATTGTGTACACGTTGCCGTATACCGAAATCCCAAATTTTCCAGTATCAACAGTACAAGGTCATAAAGGCGCCTTGGTATTTGGAACAATTGGTGACAAAAAGGTAGTGGCGATGCAAGGGCGCTTCCATTTTTATGAAGGCTATTCAATGAAGGAAGTGACGTTTCCTGTTCGTGTGATGAAATATTTAGGCATTACCAAATTGATTGTTTCTAATGCTTCGGGAGGAGTAAATTCTGAGTATCAAGTGGGTTCGATAGTGGTGTTGAAAGACCATATTAATTTCTTGCCAGAGCATCCTTTACGTGGGAAAAATGACGAACGTTTTGGTCCACGTTTTGTCAATATGAGTGAACCGTATAGCCGAAAAATGATTGCTCACGCTTCTTCATTGGCGGAACAATTAGCCATCAAAGTGCATATCGGAATATATTTAGGTTTGCAAGGCCCTACTTTTGAAACGTTGGCTGAATATAAAATGGTAAAAATTCTAGGCGCTGATTGTGTCGGAATGTCAACCGTACCCGAGGTTATCGTTGCTCGCCATATGGAGGTCGAGACTTTTGGTGTTTCGGTTATAACTGATATGGGGGATGCAGATAGTATTGATACCATTTCACACGACGAAGTCCTCGAGGCAGCCAAAGGTGCTGAGCCTAAAGTCAGACAATTAATTAGAGAATTGATTCTGACCTATTAA
- the lpxK gene encoding tetraacyldisaccharide 4'-kinase, translated as MKLLRILLFPFAVVYGFITTIRNFLFDIGFLKSYSFSIPIIAVGNLSVGGTGKTPQIEYLIRLLSNKYSVATLSRGYKRQSKGFLLADSSVNAAILGDEPFQFFQKFPAIQVAVDADRKNGIEQLLSQKKSPEIILLDDAYQHRKVKAGFYILLTAYGDIYANDYILPTGNLRESRRGGQRAAIVVVTKCPKNLPTSEQIRIKNQLKLADNQQLYFTFIDYEDSVYSKETKLKLADLENESKLLLAGIAKPESFFEHLKAEDDECLTFPDHHHFSENEITAIQKQAKGRKIITTEKDYVRLKDSILSEQLYYLPIRSSFISNEKEFDQTILDYVGTSSRNR; from the coding sequence ATGAAATTACTCCGAATATTACTTTTTCCTTTTGCTGTTGTATATGGCTTTATTACTACTATCCGAAATTTTCTTTTTGATATCGGATTTTTAAAATCGTATTCGTTTTCAATACCCATTATAGCTGTTGGTAATTTAAGTGTTGGCGGAACGGGCAAAACGCCTCAAATTGAATATTTGATTCGGTTGCTTTCAAACAAATATAGTGTGGCAACTTTGAGTCGTGGGTACAAGCGACAATCTAAAGGTTTTCTACTAGCGGATTCATCTGTAAATGCAGCGATTTTGGGAGATGAACCTTTTCAGTTTTTTCAAAAGTTTCCTGCTATTCAAGTAGCTGTAGACGCTGACAGGAAAAATGGTATAGAGCAATTGTTGTCTCAAAAAAAATCTCCTGAAATTATTTTGTTAGATGATGCTTATCAACACCGCAAAGTAAAAGCAGGTTTTTATATTCTATTAACGGCTTACGGAGATATTTATGCTAATGATTATATATTGCCAACAGGAAACTTAAGAGAGAGTAGAAGGGGGGGGCAAAGAGCAGCGATTGTGGTGGTAACCAAATGTCCAAAAAACCTTCCTACTTCGGAACAAATAAGGATAAAAAACCAACTCAAGTTAGCCGATAATCAGCAATTATATTTTACCTTTATTGATTATGAGGATTCGGTTTACTCAAAAGAGACCAAGCTAAAATTGGCCGATTTAGAAAATGAATCCAAATTGCTTTTGGCAGGAATTGCAAAACCAGAATCTTTTTTTGAGCATCTCAAAGCAGAGGATGATGAATGTTTGACATTTCCAGATCATCACCATTTTAGCGAAAACGAAATTACGGCTATTCAAAAGCAAGCCAAGGGTAGAAAGATTATTACCACCGAAAAAGATTATGTTAGATTGAAAGATTCCATTCTTTCTGAACAATTGTATTATTTACCAATTCGTAGTTCTTTTATCAGTAATGAAAAAGAATTCGACCAAACCATTTTAGATTATGTGGGAACAAGTTCAAGAAACCGTTAG
- a CDS encoding Nif3-like dinuclear metal center hexameric protein has protein sequence MKIKQILALLEEMAPLGYAEDFDNVGLLVGDQDAETTGVLVCHDALENVITEAINKNCNLVVCFHPILFSGIKKITGKNYVEKAILKAIKNDIAIYAVHTALDNHPEGVNQIFCDALGLSNTKILVPKQNYIRKLVTYTIRENADAVRNALFQAGAGSIGNYDNCSFNSEGTFTYLGNENSNPVVGQKGVLSTGTETKIEVVFEKHLQSKILKALFTTHIYEEVAYEIYDLQNNYQKIGLGMVGELEEPMEESSFLHFIKEKMQAEGIRHSAFLGRPIKKVAVLGGAGSFAISQAIQAGADAYLTADLKYHQFYEAENRILLADIGHFESERYTKNYIVEYLRKKILNFAPVSLPSGIILSEENTNPVKYL, from the coding sequence ATGAAAATAAAACAAATCCTTGCTTTACTTGAAGAAATGGCGCCACTAGGTTATGCCGAAGATTTCGACAATGTAGGCTTATTAGTTGGTGACCAAGATGCTGAAACTACGGGTGTTTTGGTTTGTCACGACGCCTTAGAAAATGTAATTACAGAAGCCATCAATAAAAATTGCAATTTGGTTGTTTGCTTTCACCCCATTCTTTTTTCGGGCATTAAAAAAATTACAGGCAAAAATTATGTTGAAAAAGCAATTCTAAAAGCAATTAAAAATGACATTGCCATATATGCCGTTCATACCGCTTTAGACAATCATCCTGAAGGCGTAAATCAAATCTTCTGCGATGCCTTGGGCTTGTCGAACACCAAAATATTGGTTCCCAAACAAAACTATATTCGCAAATTAGTTACCTACACGATAAGAGAAAATGCAGATGCCGTTCGAAACGCTTTGTTTCAAGCAGGCGCAGGAAGCATTGGTAATTATGATAATTGTAGTTTTAATTCAGAAGGCACTTTCACTTATCTAGGCAACGAAAATAGCAATCCCGTGGTAGGACAAAAAGGCGTTTTATCAACAGGAACTGAAACTAAAATAGAAGTTGTTTTTGAAAAACATTTGCAGTCAAAAATTTTAAAAGCATTATTTACTACTCATATCTACGAAGAAGTAGCTTACGAAATTTATGATTTGCAAAACAATTACCAAAAGATTGGACTAGGAATGGTCGGTGAACTAGAAGAACCGATGGAGGAATCTTCCTTTTTGCATTTTATAAAAGAAAAAATGCAAGCAGAGGGCATTCGACATTCGGCATTTTTGGGTCGTCCCATCAAAAAAGTAGCCGTTTTGGGTGGTGCAGGAAGTTTTGCCATTTCACAAGCCATTCAGGCAGGAGCCGATGCCTATTTGACCGCAGATTTGAAATATCATCAGTTTTATGAAGCAGAAAATCGAATACTTTTAGCAGATATCGGACATTTTGAAAGCGAACGTTATACAAAAAATTATATTGTTGAGTATCTTCGAAAAAAAATCCTTAATTTTGCACCCGTCTCGCTACCAAGCGGAATCATTTTATCAGAAGAAAATACAAATCCAGTTAAGTACTTATAG
- a CDS encoding zinc ribbon domain-containing protein yields the protein MATTKELSVEEKLRAIYDLQLIDSRIDEIRNVRGELPLEVEDLEDEVAGLSTRTEKLKADLEVIEDLIKVKKNAIDEHKEAIKKYTKQQETVRNNREFNSLTKEVEFQELEIQLAEKQIKEMKASIEHKKEVITNSREKLEAKTSHLKHKKSELEAIMAETQKEEQFLTEKSAEYQANIEPRLLSAYNRIRSSVRNGLAVVSIERGASAGSFFTIPPQTQVEIAARKKIIIDEHSGRILVDSVLAEEEREKMEQLFSTI from the coding sequence ATGGCTACTACGAAAGAATTAAGTGTTGAAGAAAAGTTAAGAGCAATCTACGATTTACAACTTATTGACTCAAGAATTGACGAAATTAGAAACGTAAGAGGAGAGCTTCCTTTAGAGGTGGAAGATTTAGAAGACGAAGTTGCAGGTTTGAGCACTCGTACCGAAAAATTAAAAGCAGATCTTGAGGTTATCGAAGACTTGATTAAAGTAAAGAAAAATGCCATCGATGAGCACAAAGAAGCGATTAAAAAATACACCAAACAACAAGAAACGGTTCGTAACAATCGTGAATTCAATTCTTTGACAAAAGAAGTAGAGTTTCAAGAATTAGAAATTCAATTGGCTGAAAAGCAAATCAAAGAAATGAAAGCTTCTATCGAACACAAAAAAGAAGTTATCACTAATTCTAGAGAAAAATTAGAAGCTAAAACTTCTCATTTAAAACATAAAAAATCAGAGTTAGAAGCTATTATGGCTGAAACTCAAAAAGAAGAGCAATTTTTAACTGAAAAATCTGCGGAATATCAAGCGAATATTGAACCACGTCTTTTGTCTGCTTACAACAGAATCAGAAGCAGCGTTCGTAACGGATTAGCGGTAGTTTCTATTGAAAGAGGAGCGTCTGCAGGTTCATTCTTCACTATTCCACCACAAACGCAAGTTGAAATTGCTGCAAGAAAGAAAATCATCATCGATGAGCACTCAGGAAGAATCTTGGTTGATAGTGTCCTTGCTGAGGAAGAAAGAGAAAAAATGGAACAATTGTTCTCAACAATCTAA
- a CDS encoding alpha/beta fold hydrolase, whose translation MKKTALYLYIKFLGLGLNLLSFAFPKKATKIAYGLFSEPRAGKLNNEQLPEILQQAQSEKISYEDSFFQTYTWKGNDTIILLVHGWESNASRWEKLLPFLKKSGSTIVAIDAPAHGLSSGKEFSIPQYAAFIHLAVQKFNPDYLIGHSIGGQTCLYYQSMYQNKAIKKMVILGTPSDFTIILSNFIKLLRLNTTIAKNIENHYLNHFKLDIHQFSSQLFAKKVDTKGFIAHDTLDPVVKIAEAKKIASTWKDAIFYETNGLGHSMHDNQLYHKVSDFLFEKES comes from the coding sequence ATGAAAAAAACCGCACTTTATCTTTATATCAAATTCTTAGGTTTAGGTCTAAATCTACTAAGTTTTGCGTTCCCAAAAAAAGCAACCAAAATTGCTTATGGTTTATTTAGTGAACCAAGAGCTGGGAAACTAAATAACGAACAACTTCCTGAGATTCTACAACAGGCGCAATCCGAAAAAATAAGTTATGAAGACTCTTTCTTTCAAACCTATACTTGGAAAGGGAATGACACTATAATTTTATTAGTTCACGGATGGGAAAGCAATGCTTCTCGTTGGGAAAAATTATTACCGTTCCTAAAAAAGTCTGGTAGCACCATTGTCGCTATTGACGCACCCGCCCACGGTCTCTCTAGCGGTAAAGAATTTAGTATTCCACAATATGCAGCATTCATTCATCTTGCAGTTCAGAAATTCAATCCAGATTACCTTATTGGTCATTCCATTGGAGGCCAAACGTGTTTGTATTACCAATCGATGTATCAAAACAAAGCGATAAAAAAAATGGTGATTTTAGGTACTCCAAGTGATTTTACCATTATACTTTCGAATTTTATCAAATTATTGCGACTCAATACTACCATTGCTAAAAATATCGAGAATCATTATTTAAACCATTTTAAGTTAGACATTCATCAATTCTCAAGTCAACTGTTTGCTAAAAAAGTGGATACAAAAGGTTTTATTGCGCACGATACATTAGACCCTGTGGTAAAAATTGCAGAAGCTAAAAAAATTGCTTCCACTTGGAAAGATGCCATTTTCTATGAAACTAATGGTTTGGGACACAGTATGCACGACAACCAACTGTATCATAAAGTAAGTGATTTTTTATTCGAAAAAGAAAGCTAA